A window of the Streptomyces finlayi genome harbors these coding sequences:
- the sucD gene encoding succinate--CoA ligase subunit alpha, whose product MAIFLTKDSKVIVQGMTGATGMKHTKLMLADGTNIVGGVNPRKAGTSVDFDGTEVPVFGSVKEAMEKTGADVSVLFVPPAFAKAAVVEAIDAEIPLAVVITEGIAVHDSAAFWAYAGEKGNKTRIIGPNCPGLITPGQSNAGIIPGDITKPGRIGLVSKSGTLTYQMMYELRDIGFSSAVGIGGDPIIGTTHIDALAAFEADPDTDLIVMIGEIGGDAEERAADFIAKNVTKPVVGYVAGFTAPEGKTMGHAGAIVSGSSGTAAGKKEALEAAGVKVGKTPTETAKLAREILGA is encoded by the coding sequence ATGGCTATCTTCCTCACCAAGGACAGCAAGGTCATCGTCCAGGGGATGACCGGCGCCACGGGCATGAAGCACACCAAGCTCATGCTGGCTGACGGCACCAACATCGTCGGCGGCGTGAACCCGCGCAAGGCCGGCACGTCCGTCGACTTCGACGGCACCGAGGTCCCGGTCTTCGGTTCCGTCAAGGAAGCGATGGAGAAGACGGGCGCCGACGTGTCCGTTCTCTTCGTGCCGCCGGCCTTCGCGAAGGCCGCCGTCGTCGAGGCGATCGACGCCGAGATCCCGCTGGCCGTCGTGATCACCGAGGGCATCGCCGTGCACGACTCGGCCGCCTTCTGGGCGTACGCGGGCGAGAAGGGCAACAAGACCCGGATCATCGGTCCGAACTGCCCCGGTCTGATCACCCCTGGTCAGTCCAACGCCGGCATCATCCCGGGCGACATCACCAAGCCCGGCCGCATCGGTCTCGTGTCCAAGTCCGGCACGCTGACCTACCAGATGATGTACGAGCTGCGTGACATCGGCTTCTCGTCCGCCGTCGGCATCGGTGGCGACCCGATCATCGGTACGACGCACATCGACGCCCTCGCGGCGTTCGAGGCCGACCCCGACACCGACCTCATCGTGATGATCGGCGAGATCGGTGGCGACGCCGAGGAGCGCGCCGCCGACTTCATCGCGAAGAACGTCACGAAGCCGGTCGTCGGCTACGTCGCGGGCTTCACCGCCCCCGAGGGCAAGACGATGGGCCACGCCGGCGCCATCGTTTCCGGTTCCTCCGGCACCGCCGCGGGGAAGAAGGAGGCCCTTGAGGCCGCAGGCGTGAAGGTCGGCAAGACGCCGACCGAGACCGCCAAGCTGGCGCGCGAGATCCTCGGCGCCTGA
- a CDS encoding DUF5682 family protein: protein MTGAAASAGPLLLGVRHHGPGSARAVLAALEAARPRVVLIEGPPEGDALLPLAADEQMRPPVALLAHAVDDPGRAAFWPMAEFSPEWVAIRWALAHGVPARFIDLPAAHSLALTEPGTEEPPGSPAVDPIGVLAETAGYDDPERWWEDVVEHRAPDGGAVDPLAPFAVLAEAMTALREVYGDGGHPRDSVREAFMRIQLRSARKEFGEEIAVVCGAWHVPALAAKTTLAADRALLKGVPKVKTELTWVPWTHRRLARHSGYGAGIDSPGWYGHLFGAPDRPVERWMTKVAGLLRAEDRFISSAHVIEAVRLAGGLAAVRGRPLPGLTETMDAIRAVMCEGSDVPLALVRDRLVIGETLGEVPDSAPAVPLQRDLNRLQRTLRLKPEPSERELELDLRKDTDAARSRLLHRLRLLDVGWGDRAVGRGSTGTFRETWRLRWEPELHVRVAEAGVWGTTVLSAATAKAESEAVSATALAEVTALAERCLLGELAEALPVVMNALADRAALDADVSHLAEALPALARSLRYGDVRATDTASLGAVAAGLAERICVGLPPACTGLDADGAEELRRRIDGVHTAIGLLAGAGAGAGADAGAEGEAGARARAGDQAGSADGLRERWAAVLRKLAGRDTVAGVIRGRATRLLLDDGQLSQDEAARLMGLALSPGTPPTDAAAWIEGFVGGAAGGGMLLVHDERLLSLIDAWLSGVRASAFTDVLPLLRRTFSAYEPGVRRTLGELVRRGPSPDRHRGGAEPAPSGFGPGIDESRADAVVPVLRLLLGLDTEPAPRIDHTDLPMGATA, encoded by the coding sequence ATGACGGGGGCCGCCGCGTCCGCGGGGCCGCTGCTGCTGGGAGTGCGTCACCACGGCCCCGGGTCCGCCCGTGCGGTCCTGGCCGCACTGGAGGCCGCCCGGCCCCGGGTCGTCCTCATCGAGGGCCCGCCCGAGGGCGACGCGCTGCTGCCGCTCGCCGCCGACGAGCAGATGAGGCCGCCCGTCGCGCTGCTCGCCCATGCCGTGGACGATCCGGGGCGGGCCGCGTTCTGGCCGATGGCCGAGTTCTCGCCCGAGTGGGTGGCGATCCGCTGGGCCCTCGCGCACGGGGTCCCCGCACGCTTCATCGACCTCCCCGCGGCGCACTCCCTCGCCCTCACGGAGCCGGGCACCGAGGAGCCGCCGGGCTCGCCCGCCGTCGATCCCATCGGGGTACTCGCCGAGACCGCCGGATACGACGACCCGGAGCGCTGGTGGGAGGACGTCGTCGAGCACCGCGCTCCCGACGGCGGTGCGGTCGACCCGCTGGCACCCTTCGCCGTACTCGCCGAGGCCATGACCGCCCTGCGTGAGGTGTACGGGGACGGTGGCCACCCCCGTGACTCGGTCCGCGAGGCGTTCATGCGCATCCAACTGCGTTCCGCGCGCAAGGAGTTCGGCGAGGAGATCGCTGTGGTCTGCGGCGCCTGGCACGTGCCCGCTCTCGCCGCGAAGACCACACTCGCCGCCGACAGGGCCCTCCTCAAGGGTGTACCGAAGGTCAAGACGGAGCTGACCTGGGTGCCCTGGACCCACCGCAGGCTCGCCCGGCACAGTGGATACGGCGCGGGGATCGACTCACCCGGCTGGTACGGCCATCTCTTCGGCGCCCCCGACCGGCCGGTGGAACGGTGGATGACGAAGGTCGCCGGGCTCCTGCGCGCCGAGGACCGGTTCATCTCCTCCGCCCATGTCATCGAGGCCGTCCGGCTCGCCGGAGGACTGGCGGCCGTGCGCGGCCGACCGCTCCCGGGGCTGACCGAGACGATGGACGCGATCCGGGCCGTGATGTGCGAGGGCTCCGATGTGCCGCTCGCCCTCGTGCGGGACAGGCTCGTCATCGGCGAGACGCTCGGCGAGGTGCCGGACAGCGCCCCGGCGGTCCCGCTGCAACGGGACCTGAACCGGTTGCAGCGCACCCTCCGGCTGAAACCGGAGCCGTCCGAACGGGAGCTGGAGCTCGACCTCCGCAAGGACACCGACGCGGCCCGCAGCAGACTCCTGCACCGGCTCCGTCTCCTCGACGTCGGCTGGGGCGACCGCGCCGTCGGCCGGGGGAGCACGGGCACCTTCCGGGAGACCTGGCGGCTGCGCTGGGAACCGGAACTGCACGTACGGGTCGCGGAAGCCGGTGTCTGGGGCACCACCGTGCTTTCCGCCGCGACCGCCAAGGCCGAATCGGAGGCCGTTTCGGCCACCGCGCTCGCCGAGGTCACGGCGCTCGCCGAGCGCTGCCTCCTCGGCGAGCTGGCCGAGGCGCTTCCCGTCGTGATGAACGCCCTGGCCGACCGGGCCGCACTGGACGCGGACGTCAGCCATCTCGCCGAGGCGCTGCCTGCCCTGGCACGCTCACTGCGCTACGGGGACGTGCGGGCCACGGACACGGCCTCGCTCGGGGCGGTTGCCGCCGGGCTCGCCGAGCGCATCTGCGTCGGCCTGCCGCCGGCCTGTACCGGTCTCGACGCGGACGGAGCCGAGGAGCTGCGCCGCCGTATCGACGGCGTGCACACGGCCATCGGGCTACTCGCCGGAGCCGGAGCCGGAGCCGGAGCCGACGCGGGAGCAGAGGGCGAGGCAGGTGCCCGTGCCCGTGCCGGAGACCAGGCGGGATCCGCGGACGGGCTGCGCGAGCGCTGGGCGGCCGTCCTGCGCAAGCTGGCCGGCCGGGACACCGTCGCCGGTGTCATCCGGGGCCGCGCCACTCGCCTCCTGCTCGACGACGGGCAGCTCAGCCAGGACGAGGCGGCCCGGCTCATGGGCCTGGCCCTGTCACCCGGCACCCCTCCCACCGACGCCGCGGCCTGGATCGAGGGCTTCGTGGGCGGCGCGGCGGGCGGTGGCATGCTGCTCGTGCACGACGAGCGTCTGCTGAGTCTGATCGACGCCTGGCTGAGCGGTGTGCGGGCATCGGCGTTCACCGATGTGCTGCCCCTGCTGCGACGCACCTTCTCGGCCTACGAGCCGGGCGTGCGCCGCACCCTGGGCGAACTGGTCCGCCGTGGCCCGTCCCCAGACAGGCACCGAGGCGGTGCGGAGCCTGCCCCGTCGGGCTTCGGACCGGGAATCGACGAGTCCCGGGCGGACGCGGTGGTGCCGGTGCTCCGCCTGCTGCTCGGCCTCGACACCGAGCCCGCTCCACGCATCGACCACACCGACCTTCCGATGGGGGCGACGGCATGA
- a CDS encoding helix-turn-helix domain-containing protein — MTRSTTASAAAPLPVPQERRRLREERSLSEEQVATAVGVTRATVRSWETGRTNPKGQKREAYALLIAPAGKPQPSDSNTRPKITAKRVARPSPPSPVPRTPVRGTPQTSTPEPSTPQPPVEAPGSTTMSPTEPDTGTYADHPATIDHPGPAGPPGTSDTSDTSDTSDTSGLSAEEAFDALYTHTAPGLVRQTYLLTGRRGLSRESVERAFQLAWQRWPEVAVDRDPAGWVRAAAYEYAMSPWHRLRHAHRHPDAPPTEPKRRALFDALLELPPAYRRTLLLYDVVGLDLPETAAETEASTPAAANRLLTARAVVVERLPELADPESPEEVSGLLHDRLGALALAEHVPTPAPARTVRMVSERRARLWTRAAISFVAALIGVTALTLHTAPTQYEQPLAPAERVGGVPPRGGPQKLTPQNVELQKALRAEFAHGPERLVPGIP; from the coding sequence ATGACTCGGAGCACCACCGCGTCCGCCGCCGCCCCGCTGCCCGTCCCCCAGGAGCGGCGCAGACTGCGCGAGGAGCGGTCCCTGAGTGAAGAGCAGGTGGCGACCGCCGTCGGCGTCACCCGGGCCACCGTCCGCTCCTGGGAGACGGGGCGCACGAATCCCAAAGGGCAAAAGCGCGAGGCATACGCCCTGCTGATCGCCCCCGCCGGAAAGCCGCAGCCGTCGGACTCGAACACCCGACCGAAGATCACCGCCAAACGGGTGGCCCGGCCGTCACCGCCGTCTCCTGTGCCCCGCACCCCGGTGCGGGGCACACCGCAGACCTCCACACCAGAGCCCTCCACACCGCAGCCCCCCGTCGAAGCCCCCGGGAGCACCACCATGTCCCCGACCGAGCCCGACACCGGCACGTATGCCGACCACCCCGCCACGATCGATCACCCCGGACCAGCCGGTCCTCCGGGGACGTCCGACACCTCCGACACCTCCGACACCTCCGACACTTCCGGCCTCTCGGCCGAAGAGGCGTTCGACGCTCTGTATACCCACACCGCACCGGGGCTGGTCCGCCAGACCTATCTGCTGACCGGCCGGAGGGGCCTGTCCCGGGAGTCCGTCGAGCGCGCGTTCCAACTGGCCTGGCAACGCTGGCCCGAGGTTGCCGTGGACCGTGACCCGGCGGGCTGGGTACGGGCCGCCGCGTACGAGTACGCGATGTCGCCCTGGCACCGGCTGCGCCACGCCCATCGCCACCCGGACGCACCGCCCACCGAGCCGAAGCGCCGAGCGTTGTTCGACGCACTGCTCGAGTTGCCGCCGGCGTACCGCCGCACGCTGCTGCTCTACGACGTGGTCGGCCTCGATCTCCCGGAGACCGCGGCCGAGACCGAGGCGAGCACTCCGGCGGCGGCCAACCGGCTGCTGACCGCGAGGGCCGTGGTCGTCGAGCGACTGCCCGAGCTGGCGGATCCCGAGTCCCCCGAGGAGGTGTCCGGGCTGCTGCACGACCGGCTCGGCGCACTGGCCCTCGCCGAGCACGTCCCCACCCCGGCCCCGGCCCGCACCGTCCGCATGGTCAGCGAACGCAGGGCCAGGCTCTGGACCCGGGCGGCCATCTCCTTCGTCGCCGCCCTCATCGGCGTAACGGCCCTCACGCTGCACACGGCGCCCACGCAGTACGAGCAGCCGCTGGCGCCCGCCGAACGGGTCGGCGGGGTGCCGCCACGGGGAGGCCCCCAGAAGCTCACACCGCAAAACGTGGAGCTGCAGAAGGCCCTGCGCGCGGAGTTCGCGCACGGCCCGGAGCGGCTGGTGCCCGGGATTCCGTGA
- a CDS encoding VWA domain-containing protein yields MTTRTVTTTQSITTDPTTTNSAPTESATTGTTAHEERVRRWRMVLGGDSAESTGCTLTGRDVAMDGALAALYGGGGKPAGRGGPERSAGLGASAPSVARWLGDIRTYFPSSVVQVMQRDAIDRLGLSALLLEPEMLEAVEADVHLVGTLLSLNKAMPETTKETARAVVRKVVDDLEKRISTRTKATLTGALDRSAKISRPRHRDIDWDRTIRANLKNYLPIPGGDGAGSVIPERLIGYGRASRAVKKDVILCIDQSGSMAASVVYASVFGAVLASMRTLDTRLVVFDTAVVDLTDQLDDPVDVLFGTQLGGGTDINRALAYCQSKITRPADTVVVLISDLYEGGIRNEMLKRVAAMKASGVQFVTLLALSDEGAPAYDREHAAALGALGAPAFACTPDLFPDIMAAAIERRPLPIPDKETRQ; encoded by the coding sequence ATGACCACCCGGACCGTGACGACGACGCAATCGATCACGACGGACCCGACCACGACGAACTCGGCGCCCACGGAATCGGCGACGACAGGGACAACGGCCCACGAGGAGCGGGTGCGGCGCTGGCGGATGGTGCTGGGCGGCGACAGCGCGGAGAGCACCGGCTGCACCCTCACCGGCCGCGACGTCGCGATGGACGGAGCGCTGGCCGCCCTCTACGGCGGCGGGGGCAAGCCCGCGGGCCGGGGAGGACCGGAGCGCTCGGCAGGACTCGGCGCGTCCGCGCCGTCCGTCGCCCGCTGGCTCGGTGACATCCGTACGTACTTCCCCAGTTCCGTCGTCCAGGTCATGCAGCGCGACGCGATCGACCGGCTCGGGCTGTCGGCGCTGCTGCTGGAGCCGGAGATGCTGGAGGCCGTCGAGGCCGACGTCCACCTCGTCGGCACGCTGCTGTCGCTCAACAAAGCCATGCCGGAGACGACGAAGGAGACGGCCCGAGCCGTCGTGCGCAAGGTCGTCGACGATCTGGAGAAGCGGATCTCCACGCGCACCAAGGCGACCCTGACCGGTGCGCTGGACCGCTCGGCGAAGATCAGCCGGCCGCGTCACCGGGACATCGACTGGGACCGGACCATCCGGGCCAATCTCAAGAACTACCTGCCCATCCCCGGAGGGGACGGCGCCGGCTCCGTCATCCCGGAACGGCTCATCGGCTATGGGCGTGCGTCGCGGGCCGTGAAGAAGGACGTCATCCTCTGCATCGACCAGTCGGGTTCCATGGCGGCGTCCGTCGTCTACGCCTCGGTGTTCGGGGCGGTGCTCGCCTCCATGCGCACCCTGGACACGCGACTCGTCGTCTTCGACACCGCCGTCGTCGACCTCACCGACCAGCTGGACGACCCGGTCGACGTCCTCTTCGGCACTCAGCTCGGCGGGGGCACGGACATCAACAGGGCGCTGGCCTACTGCCAGTCGAAGATCACCCGGCCCGCCGACACGGTCGTCGTCCTCATCAGCGACCTCTACGAGGGCGGAATCCGCAACGAGATGCTCAAGCGCGTCGCCGCGATGAAGGCGTCCGGAGTGCAGTTCGTGACGCTGCTCGCGCTCTCCGACGAAGGAGCGCCCGCATACGACCGTGAACACGCCGCCGCCCTCGGCGCGTTGGGCGCACCCGCCTTCGCCTGCACCCCGGACCTCTTCCCGGACATCATGGCGGCGGCGATCGAAAGGCGCCCACTTCCCATACCGGACAAGGAGACGCGTCAGTAA
- the sucC gene encoding ADP-forming succinate--CoA ligase subunit beta codes for MDLFEYQARDLFAKHGVPVLAGEVIDTPEAAREATERLGGKSVVKAQVKVGGRGKAGGVKLAATPDEAVARATDILGMDIKGHTVHKVMIAETAPEILEEYYVSYLLDRTNRTFLAMASVQGGMDIEEVAEKTPEALAKVPVDSNSGVTIEKAREIVAQAKFPAEVAEKVAEVLVTLWDTFVAEDALLVEVNPLAKVASGDILALDGKVSLDENADFRQPGHEALEDKDAANPLEAAAKAKNLNYVKLEGEVGIIGNGAGLVMSTLDVVAYAGENHGNVKPANFLDIGGGASAEVMANGLEIILGDTDVKSVFVNVFGGITACDEVANGIVQALALLESKGEKVEKPLVVRLDGNNAELGRKILSDANHPLVQRVDTMDGAADKAAELAAAAK; via the coding sequence GTGGACCTGTTCGAGTACCAGGCGAGGGACCTCTTCGCCAAGCACGGTGTACCGGTGCTGGCCGGTGAAGTGATTGACACGCCTGAGGCAGCCCGCGAGGCGACCGAGCGGCTGGGCGGCAAGTCCGTCGTCAAGGCGCAGGTGAAGGTCGGTGGCCGAGGCAAGGCCGGCGGCGTCAAGCTCGCCGCCACCCCCGACGAGGCGGTCGCCCGTGCGACCGACATCCTCGGCATGGACATCAAGGGCCACACGGTCCACAAGGTGATGATCGCCGAGACCGCGCCGGAGATTCTGGAGGAGTACTACGTCTCGTACCTCCTCGACCGCACGAACCGCACCTTCCTGGCGATGGCCTCGGTGCAGGGCGGCATGGACATCGAGGAGGTCGCGGAGAAGACCCCCGAGGCCCTCGCGAAGGTCCCGGTCGACTCCAACTCCGGAGTGACGATCGAGAAGGCCCGCGAGATCGTGGCCCAGGCGAAGTTCCCGGCCGAGGTGGCCGAGAAGGTCGCCGAGGTCCTGGTGACGCTGTGGGACACCTTCGTCGCCGAGGACGCGCTCCTCGTCGAGGTGAACCCGCTCGCCAAGGTCGCCTCCGGCGACATCCTGGCGCTGGACGGCAAGGTCTCGCTCGACGAGAACGCCGACTTCCGTCAGCCCGGGCACGAGGCGCTCGAGGACAAGGACGCGGCCAACCCGCTCGAGGCTGCCGCCAAGGCCAAGAACCTCAACTACGTCAAGCTCGAGGGCGAGGTCGGCATCATCGGTAACGGTGCCGGTCTGGTCATGTCGACCCTGGACGTCGTCGCGTACGCCGGTGAGAACCACGGCAACGTGAAGCCCGCCAACTTCCTCGACATCGGTGGCGGCGCCTCCGCGGAGGTCATGGCGAACGGCCTGGAGATCATCCTCGGCGACACGGACGTCAAGTCCGTCTTCGTCAACGTCTTCGGTGGCATCACCGCTTGTGACGAGGTCGCCAACGGCATCGTCCAGGCTCTGGCGCTGCTCGAGTCCAAGGGCGAGAAGGTCGAGAAGCCGCTGGTCGTGCGTCTCGACGGCAACAACGCGGAGCTGGGTCGCAAGATCCTCTCCGACGCCAACCACCCGCTCGTGCAGCGTGTGGACACCATGGACGGCGCGGCCGACAAGGCCGCCGAGCTCGCCGCGGCTGCGAAGTAA
- a CDS encoding cell division protein PerM, whose translation MAGVTQVTERSPMLSAERSRTAALASSFLRGVIAAGLGLGSLAVLVMVLWISSPHPDSGPGGALRVAAGLWLLAHGAELIRADTLSGIPAPVATVPLLLIVGPVWLTHRAARDALEPEEGRPVPSAGGAFCAVTAGYLLVAAGTAACARGGPMPANRFSLGFPLAVVVAVSAAAGVWTASGRPLGPMPSWAPLRLQEGIARTLFRTRAEAVLRSSAVGVAVLLGGGALLVATALVWHVQATQESFLELSGDWSGRFAVLLLALALVPNAAMWGAAYGLGPGFALGTGSTVAPYAVEGRPALPDFPLLAAAPAPGPGTAADWAVLAVPLAAGLAVGWFTAGRAAPVQAARSEVWSRRETALVAVSAAVGCGAGTALLTAASGGPLGTGALAEFGPVWWLVGPAALLWTALLGVPVALLLRWWRLRDHGWAWRRGRTDAGAGPDASATAGVPDVAAGKAAASGEPERSGDGRWWRRRGGADAAGSGSGAGSAEAPSRVPHPAAVADEEAAAFEPYDFLPADPWHEETTRRSRWASLRKDSGGLMADFPASEVPAAEVPAPGVPAPGGQAPGVPAAGVPTADLPAPGVPAADLPVAEGMRNGRAPEASEPPESGRDTAS comes from the coding sequence ATGGCGGGCGTGACCCAAGTGACCGAGCGCAGCCCCATGTTGTCCGCCGAGCGGAGCCGGACCGCCGCGCTGGCCTCCTCCTTCCTGCGGGGAGTGATCGCGGCCGGACTGGGGCTCGGTTCGCTCGCCGTGCTGGTCATGGTGCTGTGGATCAGCTCCCCGCACCCGGACAGCGGTCCCGGTGGCGCCCTCCGCGTGGCGGCCGGGCTCTGGCTGCTCGCGCACGGCGCCGAGCTGATCAGGGCCGACACCCTGAGCGGGATTCCCGCCCCCGTAGCGACCGTCCCCCTGCTGCTCATCGTCGGCCCCGTGTGGCTGACGCACCGTGCGGCCCGCGACGCCCTGGAGCCGGAGGAGGGGCGCCCGGTCCCCTCGGCGGGCGGTGCGTTCTGCGCGGTGACCGCCGGGTATCTGCTGGTCGCGGCAGGGACCGCCGCCTGTGCGCGGGGCGGTCCGATGCCCGCGAACCGTTTTTCGCTCGGCTTCCCGCTCGCCGTGGTGGTCGCCGTGTCGGCGGCCGCCGGGGTGTGGACGGCTTCGGGGCGGCCGCTTGGCCCGATGCCCTCCTGGGCACCGCTGAGGCTTCAGGAGGGCATCGCGCGGACGCTGTTCCGCACCAGGGCGGAGGCGGTGCTCCGGTCCTCGGCCGTCGGGGTGGCCGTGCTGCTCGGTGGCGGAGCGCTGCTGGTCGCGACGGCGCTGGTGTGGCATGTCCAGGCGACGCAGGAATCGTTCCTGGAGCTCTCCGGTGACTGGTCGGGGCGGTTCGCCGTGCTGCTCCTCGCGCTGGCCCTCGTACCGAACGCGGCGATGTGGGGTGCTGCGTACGGGCTGGGGCCCGGCTTCGCCCTCGGTACGGGGTCCACGGTCGCGCCGTACGCCGTCGAGGGGCGCCCGGCCCTGCCGGACTTCCCCCTCCTGGCCGCCGCACCCGCTCCGGGACCGGGGACGGCGGCCGACTGGGCGGTCCTGGCGGTGCCGCTGGCAGCCGGTCTGGCCGTCGGCTGGTTCACCGCGGGGCGGGCGGCCCCCGTCCAGGCGGCACGGAGCGAGGTGTGGAGCCGGCGCGAGACGGCGCTGGTGGCGGTGTCGGCGGCGGTGGGCTGCGGTGCCGGTACGGCGCTGCTGACGGCGGCGTCCGGCGGCCCGCTCGGCACGGGGGCCCTGGCGGAGTTCGGCCCGGTGTGGTGGCTGGTGGGCCCGGCCGCGCTCCTCTGGACGGCGCTCCTCGGCGTACCGGTGGCGCTGCTGCTCAGGTGGTGGCGGCTGAGGGACCACGGCTGGGCGTGGCGCCGGGGCCGTACGGACGCGGGTGCCGGGCCGGACGCGAGCGCCACGGCCGGAGTCCCGGACGTGGCGGCGGGGAAGGCTGCCGCCTCCGGTGAACCGGAGCGGAGCGGTGACGGGCGGTGGTGGCGCCGCCGCGGCGGCGCGGACGCGGCCGGGTCCGGGTCAGGGGCCGGGTCCGCTGAGGCGCCCTCGCGCGTTCCGCACCCGGCGGCCGTGGCGGACGAGGAGGCCGCGGCGTTCGAGCCGTACGACTTCCTGCCGGCCGACCCGTGGCACGAGGAGACGACCAGGCGGTCCCGCTGGGCCTCGCTGAGGAAGGACTCGGGCGGACTGATGGCGGACTTCCCGGCGTCAGAGGTTCCTGCGGCGGAGGTTCCGGCACCGGGCGTTCCGGCACCGGGAGGGCAGGCACCCGGCGTCCCGGCAGCGGGCGTTCCGACGGCGGACCTTCCGGCACCAGGGGTTCCGGCGGCTGATCTTCCGGTCGCGGAGGGCATGCGCAACGGCCGGGCCCCGGAGGCATCGGAGCCTCCGGAGTCCGGCCGGGATACCGCTTCCTGA
- a CDS encoding ATP-binding protein, producing the protein MTVSATTAVVANEALRPHAEDAFADELKALAAADDRPRPVRWKLSPWAVSTYLLGGTLADGTVITPKYVGPRRLVEVAVTTLATDRALLLLGVPGTAKTWVSEHLAAAVSGDSTLLVQGTAGTPEEAVRYGWNYAQLLAHGPSRDALVPSPVMRAMSEGMTARVEELTRIPADVQDALITILSEKTLPVPELGQEVQAVRGFNLIATANDRDRGVNELSSALRRRFNTVVLPLPATPDDEVDIVSRRVDQIGSSLDLPAAPDGLVEIRRVVTVFRELRNGVTTDGRTKLKSPSGTLSTAEAISVVTNGLALAAHFGDGILRPGDVAAGILGAVVRDPAADRVVWQEYLETVVRERDGWKDFYRACREVSA; encoded by the coding sequence ATGACCGTGTCCGCAACCACCGCCGTCGTCGCGAACGAGGCTCTGCGACCGCATGCCGAGGACGCTTTCGCCGACGAGCTGAAGGCGCTCGCAGCCGCCGACGACCGGCCGAGGCCCGTCCGCTGGAAGCTCTCGCCGTGGGCGGTATCGACCTATCTGCTCGGTGGCACGCTCGCCGACGGAACGGTGATCACACCGAAGTACGTGGGTCCGCGCCGCCTCGTCGAGGTCGCCGTGACCACCCTCGCCACCGACCGGGCCCTGCTGCTGCTCGGCGTGCCGGGGACCGCCAAGACCTGGGTCTCCGAACACCTGGCCGCCGCCGTGAGCGGTGACTCGACGCTGCTCGTCCAGGGCACGGCCGGCACGCCCGAGGAGGCCGTCCGCTACGGCTGGAACTACGCCCAGCTGCTGGCCCATGGGCCCAGCCGCGACGCACTGGTTCCCAGCCCCGTCATGCGGGCCATGTCCGAGGGCATGACCGCCCGGGTCGAGGAGCTGACCCGCATTCCGGCCGATGTGCAGGACGCGCTCATCACGATCCTGTCGGAGAAGACGCTTCCCGTGCCGGAGCTGGGCCAGGAGGTCCAGGCCGTCCGCGGCTTCAACCTCATTGCCACCGCGAACGACCGCGACCGCGGGGTCAACGAGCTGTCCAGCGCGCTGCGCCGCCGCTTCAACACCGTCGTACTCCCGCTGCCGGCCACCCCGGACGACGAGGTGGACATCGTGTCCCGCCGCGTCGACCAGATCGGGAGTTCGCTCGACCTGCCGGCCGCCCCGGACGGTCTCGTGGAGATCCGCCGTGTGGTCACCGTCTTCCGCGAACTGCGCAACGGCGTCACCACCGACGGCCGCACGAAACTCAAGTCGCCCTCGGGAACGCTGTCCACGGCCGAGGCCATCTCCGTCGTCACCAACGGCCTCGCGCTCGCCGCCCATTTCGGCGACGGCATCCTGCGCCCGGGCGACGTGGCCGCGGGAATCCTCGGTGCGGTCGTCCGCGACCCGGCGGCCGACCGCGTGGTGTGGCAGGAGTACCTGGAGACGGTCGTCCGCGAGCGGGACGGCTGGAAGGACTTCTACCGCGCCTGCCGCGAGGTCTCCGCATGA